The Streptomyces sp. NBC_01353 genome contains a region encoding:
- a CDS encoding tetratricopeptide repeat protein has product MDTTTDTTTPRRRVREHLARARWHRAGGRYAEAERALRAALRLARGTAGPASADAASALGILLEALGRPAEAEEALRHAVHLYERAYGPDDPRLAPPLNALGAVLHLRGDLTEAERLYQRVVDIVRRTAT; this is encoded by the coding sequence GTGGACACGACGACGGACACGACGACACCCCGGCGCCGCGTGCGCGAGCACCTGGCGCGGGCGCGGTGGCACCGGGCCGGCGGTCGCTACGCGGAGGCCGAGCGAGCGCTGCGGGCAGCCCTCCGGCTCGCGCGGGGCACGGCCGGTCCCGCCTCGGCCGATGCGGCGTCCGCCCTGGGCATCCTGCTCGAAGCGCTGGGCCGACCCGCCGAGGCGGAAGAGGCCCTGCGTCACGCGGTGCACCTCTACGAACGCGCCTACGGCCCCGACGACCCGCGTCTCGCTCCGCCGCTGAACGCCCTGGGCGCCGTCCTGCACCTGCGTGGCGACCTGACCGAGGCGGAGCGGCTCTACCAACGGGTCGTCGACATCGTGCGCCGCACGGCGACCTGA
- a CDS encoding quinone oxidoreductase has product MRAIQVSEVGGPEVLRLVDIDQPMPGPGQAVVEVAASGVNFLDVYHRQGRYTLPLPFTPGTEGAGTVLEVGPGVTHVAVGDRVGWVEIPGTYAEQAVVDSSRLVPLPDGVDFEAAAAVLLQGMTAHYLVKDAYPVQPGDTVLVHAAAGGMGLVLTQLITHLGGRVIGTTSTPEKAQLARRAGAAEVILYSAVDDLAAEVKRLHGGQGLPVVFDGVGRDTFDASLASLRTRGHLVLFGAASGAVPPFDPIRLAQGGSLTLIRPSLGHFIADRSELLRRAADVLELVRTKALETTVTARYPLAEVAQAHRDLEARRTTGKLLVIP; this is encoded by the coding sequence ATGCGAGCGATTCAGGTTTCCGAAGTGGGCGGTCCCGAGGTGCTGCGACTGGTCGACATTGATCAACCGATGCCGGGCCCGGGCCAGGCGGTCGTGGAGGTCGCCGCGTCCGGCGTCAACTTCCTCGACGTATACCACCGCCAAGGCCGGTACACCCTCCCGCTGCCCTTCACCCCGGGCACTGAGGGCGCGGGCACGGTCCTCGAGGTTGGACCCGGCGTCACCCACGTCGCTGTGGGAGACCGGGTCGGCTGGGTGGAGATTCCCGGCACCTATGCCGAGCAGGCCGTCGTGGACTCCTCCCGGCTCGTGCCCCTGCCCGACGGCGTCGACTTCGAGGCCGCCGCCGCCGTGCTGCTGCAGGGCATGACGGCGCACTACCTCGTCAAGGACGCCTACCCGGTCCAGCCAGGCGACACGGTGCTCGTGCACGCTGCTGCCGGCGGCATGGGGCTTGTGCTGACCCAGCTCATCACCCATCTCGGCGGCAGAGTGATCGGCACAACCTCGACACCGGAGAAGGCCCAGCTGGCGCGGCGCGCCGGGGCCGCCGAGGTGATCCTCTACTCTGCAGTGGACGATCTCGCGGCCGAGGTGAAGCGGCTCCATGGCGGCCAGGGCCTGCCTGTCGTCTTCGACGGCGTCGGCAGGGACACCTTCGATGCGAGCCTCGCCAGCCTGCGAACCCGCGGCCACCTGGTGCTCTTCGGCGCCGCGAGTGGTGCAGTGCCGCCCTTCGACCCCATCCGGCTCGCCCAGGGCGGTTCGCTGACCCTGATCCGGCCAAGCCTCGGGCACTTCATCGCCGATCGGTCCGAGCTGCTCCGGCGCGCCGCCGACGTGCTTGAATTGGTGCGCACCAAGGCGCTTGAGACCACCGTGACGGCCCGCTACCCGCTCGCCGAGGTCGCCCAAGCTCACCGCGATCTGGAGGCTCGGCGTACCACCGGCAAGCTACTCGTCATCCCCTAG
- a CDS encoding helix-turn-helix transcriptional regulator: MQKVRHESVAPTRTQRLASGGEIDAHRHDDHQIVYAGRGTIAVTTDAGSWVAPATRALWIPAGTVHQHQAHGELDLHLVGLPATDNPLGLDKPAVLAVSPLLRELIVAYTRDPDNDSPPHLRLRAVMLDQLALSPEQPLHLPVPTDPLLSELHDILRADAADNRSLDDLGRQIGASARTLSRRLRDDLGLTYLQWRTQIRLHHALILLADDIPVTAVAHRCGWSSASTFIDVFRRTFGHTPGARPAT; this comes from the coding sequence ATGCAGAAAGTCCGCCACGAATCCGTTGCGCCGACCCGGACCCAGCGCCTGGCTTCCGGCGGCGAGATCGATGCGCACCGCCATGACGATCACCAGATCGTCTACGCCGGCCGGGGCACCATCGCGGTGACCACCGACGCCGGTTCCTGGGTTGCCCCCGCCACCCGCGCGCTCTGGATCCCCGCCGGCACCGTCCACCAGCATCAGGCACACGGCGAACTCGACCTCCACCTCGTTGGCCTGCCCGCCACCGACAACCCCCTCGGCCTGGACAAACCCGCCGTCCTCGCCGTCAGCCCCCTTTTGCGCGAACTCATCGTCGCGTACACCCGCGACCCCGACAACGACAGCCCACCCCACCTGCGCCTGCGCGCGGTCATGCTCGACCAGCTCGCCCTCTCCCCCGAACAGCCGCTACACCTGCCGGTCCCCACCGACCCTCTGCTCAGCGAACTGCACGACATCCTGCGCGCCGACGCGGCCGACAACCGCTCACTCGACGACCTCGGACGCCAGATCGGCGCCAGCGCCCGCACCCTCTCCCGCCGCCTCCGCGACGACCTCGGCCTCACCTACCTACAGTGGCGCACTCAGATCAGGCTCCACCACGCGCTGATCCTCCTGGCGGACGACATCCCCGTCACCGCGGTCGCCCACCGCTGCGGCTGGTCTTCCGCCAGCACCTTCATCGACGTCTTCCGCCGTACCTTCGGCCACACTCCCGGCGCCCGCCCCGCCACCTGA
- a CDS encoding recombinase family protein produces the protein MHISEMFRLVRGTGHILDVLDVLHRDQVALRIHDGAFSAMDLTARHPRTGELLSTVKFMVQTLAAAGELQRDLQRELTYDGLRAAQAKGSKGGRRPAVPAGMTADVRTAYLEGRSIAALARDHRVSRGAIRTAVADLLPDHTATEEDAPAPESPVTLDMPGKVADFLRTAELEPAERAALDQGATVRRGQGYTLRVSAVPAVHRQLLARCQPLDGSQGLPAVPAQRKARREYGNRVSTLTP, from the coding sequence GTGCACATCTCCGAGATGTTCCGCCTCGTACGCGGCACCGGCCACATCCTCGACGTGCTCGACGTCCTCCACCGCGACCAAGTGGCGCTGCGCATCCACGACGGCGCGTTCTCCGCGATGGACCTCACCGCCCGCCACCCCCGCACCGGCGAGCTGCTGTCCACCGTGAAGTTCATGGTGCAGACCCTCGCCGCCGCCGGCGAACTCCAACGCGACCTCCAGCGCGAGCTGACCTACGACGGACTGCGCGCCGCTCAGGCCAAGGGCAGCAAAGGCGGACGCCGCCCCGCCGTCCCGGCCGGCATGACCGCCGACGTGCGCACCGCGTACCTGGAAGGCCGCTCCATCGCCGCCCTCGCCCGCGACCACCGGGTCAGCCGCGGCGCGATCCGCACGGCCGTCGCCGACCTTCTGCCCGACCACACCGCCACCGAGGAGGACGCCCCCGCCCCGGAGTCGCCGGTCACCCTCGACATGCCGGGCAAGGTCGCCGACTTCCTCCGCACCGCCGAACTGGAGCCCGCCGAGCGGGCCGCGCTCGACCAAGGGGCGACCGTACGGCGCGGCCAGGGCTACACCCTGCGCGTCAGCGCCGTCCCCGCCGTGCACCGACAGCTCCTCGCCCGCTGCCAGCCGCTCGACGGCAGCCAGGGTCTCCCCGCAGTCCCGGCCCAGCGCAAGGCCCGCCGCGAGTACGGGAACCGGGTCAGCACGCTCACGCCCTGA
- a CDS encoding MFS transporter yields the protein MRRNTSISLLAVGHACVDIYQGAVAALIPFFVAERDYTYAVASGIVLAASLLSSVAQPVFGALTDRWAMPWLLPVSTLLGGVGIALSGLSGSYELTLFFVAVSGIGVAAYHPESARVARLASEGSHSAMGWFSLGGNIGFALAPLMVSAVIGHGSLRWTPVLVLPALAGAALCVPVLRMLARPEAGASKTEAPRGADDVASFVKLSLAVVFRSIVFTGLSTFISLYAQQRIQGSTTAGTIALFLLFLGGAVGSVLGGSLANRYDRVHVSRWSYLLSVAAVTGVIYAPGPAMFLFVALTSVGLYVPFSLQVTLGQDYLPSRIGTASGVTLGLTVSIGGLISPLLGHLADSTSLKTALTPLIAMPALSWLLFRALPEPTAPKPQADAPAPASARQDA from the coding sequence GTGCGAAGGAATACATCGATCTCCCTGCTGGCCGTGGGACACGCCTGCGTCGACATCTACCAGGGCGCCGTCGCGGCGCTGATCCCGTTCTTCGTGGCCGAACGGGACTACACCTACGCGGTCGCCTCCGGCATCGTGCTGGCCGCGTCCCTGCTGTCGTCGGTGGCCCAGCCGGTGTTCGGGGCGCTCACCGACCGGTGGGCGATGCCGTGGCTGCTGCCGGTCAGCACTCTGCTGGGCGGGGTGGGCATCGCGCTCAGCGGCCTGAGCGGCTCCTACGAGCTCACCCTGTTCTTCGTCGCTGTCTCCGGGATCGGGGTGGCCGCCTACCACCCGGAGTCGGCCCGCGTGGCCCGGCTGGCCAGCGAAGGCAGTCACAGCGCGATGGGCTGGTTCTCCCTGGGCGGCAACATCGGCTTCGCACTTGCCCCGCTCATGGTGTCGGCCGTGATCGGACACGGCTCCCTGCGCTGGACGCCCGTCCTGGTCCTGCCCGCGCTCGCCGGCGCCGCTCTGTGTGTGCCCGTGCTCCGGATGCTCGCCCGGCCCGAGGCCGGCGCGTCCAAGACGGAGGCACCGCGGGGCGCCGATGATGTGGCCTCGTTCGTGAAGCTGTCCCTGGCGGTCGTCTTCCGCTCCATCGTCTTCACCGGCCTAAGCACCTTCATCTCCCTCTACGCCCAGCAGCGCATCCAGGGCAGCACCACCGCGGGCACCATCGCCCTGTTCCTGCTGTTCCTGGGCGGCGCAGTCGGCTCGGTCCTGGGAGGGTCCCTGGCCAACCGCTACGACCGCGTCCATGTCTCCCGCTGGTCCTACCTGCTCTCCGTCGCCGCCGTGACCGGAGTGATCTACGCACCCGGCCCGGCCATGTTCCTCTTCGTGGCCCTCACCTCCGTCGGCCTGTACGTCCCCTTCTCCCTCCAGGTCACCCTGGGCCAGGATTACCTGCCCTCCCGTATCGGTACTGCCAGCGGCGTCACCCTCGGCCTCACCGTCAGCATCGGCGGCCTCATCAGCCCCCTGCTGGGACACCTGGCCGACTCCACCTCCCTGAAGACAGCCCTCACCCCCCTGATCGCCATGCCTGCCCTGAGCTGGCTCCTCTTCCGCGCCCTGCCCGAACCCACCGCCCCCAAGCCTCAAGCCGACGCACCCGCGCCCGCATCCGCGCGGCAGGACGCGTAG
- a CDS encoding PP2C family protein-serine/threonine phosphatase, which produces MIRTRTLLSYDSRLRRLGPLALPTLWGAVAVTWKLGCPLAQQPGLPMRIATSVLFFTVGTGLILGIRRGLSRELERMRAIAHATQRVLLRPPGPRLDGLSVAAGQLSASRGATVGGDLYEAVATPYGVRVVIGDVRGHGLAALGAVVAVLGSFREAAHDEPELGGVLRRLDRALGRHLRERARDEHPAVCAGREPEHPAAEEFVTVLLLEIRPDGEVHALNCGHPCPYRLGHRVEPVPVGDPLPPLGAFPLPADLSPYPCTRLLPGEALFLHTDGAEDARDGAGRFFSLEAVLAEAARDASVSPAALVHRVHTALLRHTRGRLADDVALLVVRNDRMRVPAQPAEPGLRRTRPAPSPH; this is translated from the coding sequence ATGATCCGTACCAGGACGTTGCTCTCCTACGACTCCCGGCTGCGCCGGCTGGGACCACTCGCCCTTCCCACCCTCTGGGGTGCCGTGGCCGTGACCTGGAAACTCGGCTGTCCACTGGCCCAGCAACCGGGCTTGCCCATGCGCATCGCGACCAGCGTGCTCTTCTTCACTGTCGGCACCGGGCTGATCCTCGGCATCCGCCGCGGACTCTCGCGCGAGCTGGAGCGGATGCGGGCCATCGCGCACGCCACCCAGCGCGTGCTGCTGCGCCCTCCGGGGCCCCGGCTCGACGGTCTGTCCGTCGCCGCCGGCCAGCTCTCCGCCTCACGGGGCGCGACCGTCGGCGGGGATCTGTACGAGGCGGTGGCCACGCCCTACGGCGTACGGGTCGTCATCGGGGACGTCCGGGGTCATGGGCTCGCCGCCCTCGGCGCCGTGGTCGCCGTGCTCGGCAGCTTCCGCGAGGCCGCTCACGACGAGCCCGAACTCGGCGGCGTCCTGCGCCGACTCGACCGGGCACTCGGCAGACATCTGCGCGAGCGGGCCCGCGACGAGCACCCGGCGGTCTGTGCCGGACGTGAGCCGGAGCATCCCGCGGCCGAGGAGTTCGTCACCGTGCTGCTCCTGGAGATCCGTCCGGACGGGGAGGTGCACGCGCTCAACTGCGGGCACCCCTGCCCGTACCGCCTCGGTCACCGGGTGGAGCCCGTTCCCGTCGGCGACCCGCTCCCGCCGCTCGGTGCCTTCCCGTTGCCGGCCGATCTCTCCCCGTACCCCTGCACCCGGCTCCTGCCGGGCGAGGCGCTCTTCCTGCACACCGACGGTGCCGAGGACGCCCGTGACGGGGCCGGCCGCTTCTTCTCCCTCGAAGCGGTCCTGGCCGAGGCCGCCCGTGACGCGTCCGTCTCGCCCGCCGCGCTCGTCCACCGGGTGCACACCGCTCTCCTGCGGCACACCCGCGGCAGACTCGCCGACGACGTCGCCCTGTTGGTCGTCCGCAACGACCGGATGCGGGTCCCGGCGCAGCCCGCCGAACCCGGGCTGCGCCGTACCCGACCTGCGCCCTCCCCTCACTAG